The following coding sequences are from one Leptolyngbyaceae cyanobacterium window:
- the fabI gene encoding enoyl-ACP reductase FabI, translated as MLNLSGKNALVTGIANNRSIAWGIAQQLHQAGANLGITYLPDEKGRMEKKVAELVEPLNPSLFLPCNVQDEAQIQSTFDTIQEKWGRLDILIHCLAFAKKEDLSGDFSKTSREGFDLALNVSAYSLIQLSGAAKPLMTEGGSIVTLTYLGGVRVVPNYNVMGIAKAALEMNVRYLAAELGPHNIRVNGISAGPIRTLASSAVGGILDMIHHVEKVAPLRRTVTQTEVGNTAAFLCSDLSSGITGQIIYVDSGYEIMGM; from the coding sequence ATGCTGAATTTATCTGGAAAAAACGCACTCGTAACTGGCATTGCCAACAACCGCTCGATCGCTTGGGGCATTGCCCAACAACTCCATCAAGCTGGTGCTAATCTCGGCATCACCTACTTGCCCGATGAAAAAGGGCGCATGGAAAAAAAAGTGGCGGAACTGGTAGAACCTCTCAATCCCAGCTTGTTTCTACCCTGTAACGTCCAAGATGAAGCTCAAATCCAATCGACTTTCGACACCATTCAGGAAAAGTGGGGTAGGCTTGATATCCTGATTCATTGCCTTGCTTTTGCGAAAAAGGAAGACTTATCGGGGGATTTTAGCAAAACTTCGCGAGAAGGCTTTGACTTAGCTTTAAATGTCAGCGCTTACTCCCTCATTCAGTTAAGCGGCGCGGCTAAACCTTTGATGACGGAAGGGGGCAGTATCGTCACTTTAACTTACCTGGGCGGCGTCCGGGTCGTGCCGAACTACAATGTAATGGGAATTGCCAAAGCAGCATTAGAAATGAATGTCCGCTACCTAGCGGCAGAGCTTGGCCCACATAATATTCGAGTCAATGGCATATCTGCTGGCCCGATCCGCACTTTAGCATCTTCGGCAGTGGGTGGCATCTTAGATATGATCCATCACGTTGAAAAAGTTGCTCCCCTACGTCGGACGGTAACTCAGACAGAAGTAGGAAATACGGCAGCTTTTTTATGTAGCGACTTATCAAGTGGGATTACTGGCCAGATAATATATGTAGATTCTGGCTACGAAATAATGGGAATGTAG
- the ntcA gene encoding global nitrogen regulator NtcA, with protein MVVIQDRPLAAVFRQMGSGAFPPVVETFERGKTIFFPGDPAERVYFLLKGAVKLSRVYEAGEEITVALLRENSVFGVLSLITGNRSDRFYHAVAFTPVELLSAPIDQVEQALKENPELSMLMLRGLSSRILQTEMMIETLAHRDMGSRLVSFLLILCRDFGVSGAEGITIDLKLSHQAIAEAIGSTRVTVTRLLGDLRQEKMISIHKKKITVHNPVTLSQQFT; from the coding sequence ATGGTCGTGATACAAGATAGACCACTGGCAGCTGTATTCCGTCAAATGGGAAGTGGGGCGTTTCCACCAGTGGTGGAAACTTTTGAAAGAGGCAAAACCATCTTTTTCCCTGGAGATCCGGCTGAACGGGTATATTTTCTGCTCAAAGGAGCAGTTAAACTTTCTAGAGTTTATGAAGCAGGGGAAGAAATTACGGTAGCGCTGCTGCGAGAAAATAGTGTTTTTGGTGTTTTATCGCTAATTACCGGAAATCGCTCCGATCGTTTTTACCATGCGGTTGCCTTTACTCCTGTCGAACTGCTGTCAGCGCCGATCGATCAAGTAGAACAAGCGCTCAAAGAAAATCCCGAATTATCGATGTTAATGTTGCGGGGGCTTTCCTCGCGCATCCTACAAACCGAGATGATGATCGAGACTTTGGCCCACCGGGATATGGGTTCGCGATTAGTTAGTTTCTTGTTGATTCTGTGTCGCGATTTTGGAGTGTCGGGGGCAGAGGGAATTACAATAGACTTGAAGCTTTCCCACCAGGCGATCGCGGAAGCTATTGGTTCGACCCGCGTTACGGTTACTCGTTTGTTGGGAGATTTGCGACAAGAAAAAATGATTTCTATTCATAAGAAAAAGATTACCGTCCACAACCCCGTAACCTTAAGCCAACAGTTTACTTAG
- a CDS encoding DUF3084 domain-containing protein — protein sequence MTTGLILIAAILVLGGVIASVGDRMGTKVGKARLSLFGLRPKNTAVVITLLTGSLISGTTLAILLATNEQLRTGIFKLESIQNNLRNARQEIEKTRTEKSQVETEKRRVEDELTTAKSEQVVAQKRLDATNQALQLALAKLAEAVAKQSRTENQLSQTQNQLNQTKGQLSQTEGQLNQTKGQLNQTQNQLTQTEEQLKNVSLQARDLRGEIQKLQAERQDLIAQRNQVKAQISELKAQLDRRDEKIAARDRTIEQKDRNITERDRLIAQKNAEISTQDIAIAQRDEKINSQDKTIAQREQEIALRDRTIAKRDQIIALQEGRLKDLEKQLTDREIQIAERDKQLTERGQKLAFLEQEVATLEQGYQELRQGNVSLLRGQVLAYGVVRILEPEAARQAVDQLLSEANRVAIQRTKPGNKDLKEQVIQIRQAEVSRLIEQIDDGKDYVVRILSANNYVLGESAIQVFADVAPNRIVFQAGEVIAATSADPGSMTEEELRQRIDLLIAASQFRARRAGIVADKIQIGDDRIETLTRFLEQLKQSTKPLDVQLIASEATYTSGPVKMDLLAIQGGQVMFRT from the coding sequence ATGACCACCGGGTTAATCCTGATTGCAGCAATTTTGGTGTTGGGAGGAGTGATCGCATCGGTGGGCGATCGAATGGGGACGAAGGTTGGAAAAGCAAGACTAAGCTTATTCGGTCTGCGTCCAAAAAATACGGCGGTAGTGATTACCCTCCTGACAGGTAGCCTGATTTCTGGCACTACGTTGGCAATTTTGCTTGCTACCAACGAACAATTACGCACGGGTATTTTTAAACTAGAAAGTATTCAAAACAATCTTCGCAATGCCCGTCAAGAAATAGAAAAAACCAGAACGGAAAAAAGTCAAGTAGAAACTGAAAAAAGGCGAGTAGAGGATGAGTTAACCACAGCTAAATCCGAACAAGTCGTAGCGCAAAAACGCTTAGATGCCACCAATCAAGCGTTGCAGCTAGCGCTTGCAAAACTGGCAGAAGCAGTAGCAAAACAATCTCGCACGGAAAATCAACTAAGTCAAACTCAAAATCAATTAAATCAAACTAAAGGTCAGTTAAGTCAAACGGAAGGTCAACTGAATCAAACTAAAGGTCAGTTGAATCAAACTCAGAATCAATTAACTCAAACTGAAGAACAATTAAAAAATGTTTCTTTGCAAGCGCGAGATTTACGGGGAGAAATCCAAAAACTTCAGGCAGAAAGACAAGATTTGATCGCGCAGCGCAATCAGGTAAAAGCACAAATATCTGAATTGAAAGCGCAACTGGATCGACGGGATGAAAAAATAGCGGCACGCGATCGCACGATCGAGCAAAAAGATCGAAACATTACCGAACGCGATCGGTTAATCGCTCAAAAAAATGCAGAAATATCCACGCAAGATATAGCGATCGCTCAACGAGATGAAAAAATAAATTCTCAAGATAAAACGATCGCTCAACGAGAGCAAGAAATCGCCCTTAGAGATCGCACGATTGCTAAGCGAGACCAGATAATAGCCCTGCAAGAAGGACGTTTAAAGGATTTAGAAAAACAATTGACAGACCGAGAAATCCAAATTGCCGAACGCGATAAGCAGCTAACAGAAAGAGGACAAAAATTAGCTTTCTTAGAGCAAGAAGTAGCAACCCTCGAACAAGGCTATCAGGAATTACGGCAAGGCAACGTATCTCTATTAAGAGGTCAAGTACTTGCCTACGGCGTCGTTCGCATTTTAGAGCCAGAAGCGGCTCGTCAAGCAGTAGATCAGCTGCTATCAGAAGCTAATCGAGTAGCGATACAGCGTACTAAACCAGGTAATAAAGATTTGAAGGAACAAGTAATTCAAATCAGGCAAGCAGAGGTTAGTCGATTAATCGAACAAATTGATGATGGCAAAGATTATGTAGTGAGAATTCTATCGGCGAATAACTATGTTTTAGGAGAATCTGCCATTCAAGTATTTGCTGATGTAGCGCCTAATCGAATTGTTTTCCAAGCTGGTGAAGTAATCGCGGCAACTTCTGCCGATCCCGGCTCTATGACAGAAGAAGAATTGCGGCAAAGAATTGACCTACTAATCGCGGCTTCTCAATTCCGCGCTCGTCGGGCGGGAATTGTCGCTGATAAAATCCAAATTGGCGACGATCGCATCGAAACTCTGACTCGTTTTCTAGAGCAATTAAAACAGTCTACAAAACCTTTAGACGTGCAATTGATCGCCTCAGAAGCAACTTATACATCTGGGCCAGTAAAAATGGATTTGTTAGCAATCCAAGGTGGACAAGTGATGTTTAGAACGTAA
- a CDS encoding pre-16S rRNA-processing nuclease YqgF — protein MSSSPNPAPAPDQPVILGFDPGRQKCGLAVMAVDRKLHYHQVISSENAIATIESLRKKYPVSVLVMGDQTTAKQWKKQLEENLMLPLRIILVDERYSTLEARDRYWQMYPPSLIYRLIPQGMRPLPRPIDDIVAILLIERYLERLSGSRES, from the coding sequence ATGTCTTCTAGCCCTAATCCCGCTCCCGCTCCAGATCAGCCAGTAATTTTAGGTTTCGATCCAGGTCGTCAGAAGTGTGGTTTAGCAGTGATGGCAGTGGATCGGAAACTACATTACCATCAAGTAATTTCCTCAGAAAACGCGATCGCCACCATAGAAAGTTTAAGAAAAAAATACCCAGTGTCCGTATTGGTAATGGGGGATCAAACTACTGCCAAGCAATGGAAAAAACAATTAGAAGAAAATTTAATGCTACCACTGAGGATAATTTTAGTGGATGAACGTTACAGTACCTTAGAAGCACGCGATCGCTATTGGCAAATGTATCCTCCTTCACTGATTTATCGCTTAATTCCCCAAGGAATGCGACCTTTACCTCGTCCGATAGATGACATAGTTGCGATCTTGTTAATTGAAAGGTACTTGGAGCGTTTATCAGGAAGTAGAGAATCTTAA
- a CDS encoding DUF3146 family protein: MSAKRLPETTAYVRITGQSWQQGKIEGEVRAGNYDWQFQWCFKEGKLFVQPSLGRALIQEPLGRFLEKSDYKLEPGGDYAFTIRAEL; the protein is encoded by the coding sequence GTGAGTGCTAAACGTCTGCCAGAAACTACTGCTTATGTCCGCATTACGGGACAGTCTTGGCAACAAGGCAAAATCGAAGGGGAAGTGAGGGCTGGTAATTACGACTGGCAGTTCCAATGGTGTTTTAAAGAAGGTAAGTTATTCGTTCAGCCATCCTTGGGACGCGCGTTAATTCAGGAACCACTGGGCCGATTTCTGGAAAAATCTGATTATAAGTTAGAACCTGGAGGTGATTATGCTTTTACAATTCGAGCCGAGTTATAA
- a CDS encoding GTP-binding protein: MTARVPDPPSRPKSSPNAPSNPGHQEREMESVIFNFADIQAELNYKQAQTALREIVANLDLTDQERTGLEPAIEDLETMLDKLDRSVLQIAAFGMVGRGKSSLLNALVGEKIFETGPIHGVTRNSQRVNWCYSRETVGDRNSEIFRVAFTGNNNSQIELIDTPGLDEVDGETRAALARDVAKQADLILFIIAGDMTKVEHDALSELRKAGKPILLVFNKIDQYPEVDRMAIYEKIRDDRVKELLSPNEIVMAAASPLVAEAVRRPDGSLGVKMKSGKPQIEDLKLKILEILHREGKSLVALNSMLYADEVNEQILQRKLEIRDSSANRIIWNAAITKAVAIALNPLTVIDLFSGAVIDIALILTLSKLYGIPMTQQGAVSLLQKIALCMGGLSASELVATLGLSSLKSLFGIAAPATGGASLGAYVSVAITQAGVAGVSSYGIGQVTKAYLANGAAWGPDGPKAVVDRILASLDETSILNRLKDELRAKLNF, from the coding sequence TTGACTGCTAGAGTTCCCGATCCTCCTTCCCGTCCGAAATCTTCGCCAAATGCGCCATCTAATCCTGGCCATCAAGAACGGGAAATGGAGAGCGTAATTTTCAATTTTGCGGATATTCAGGCAGAACTGAACTACAAACAGGCGCAAACAGCCCTCAGAGAGATTGTCGCTAACTTGGATCTGACAGACCAAGAAAGAACGGGATTAGAGCCCGCGATCGAAGATTTAGAGACAATGTTGGATAAACTAGACCGTTCCGTACTTCAGATTGCCGCTTTCGGGATGGTGGGGCGAGGAAAATCTTCGCTGCTGAATGCTTTAGTGGGTGAAAAAATATTTGAAACTGGCCCGATTCACGGCGTTACTCGCAACAGCCAGCGAGTAAACTGGTGTTATAGCCGAGAAACGGTAGGCGATCGCAATTCCGAAATTTTTCGAGTAGCTTTTACAGGCAATAACAATTCTCAGATCGAATTAATTGACACCCCCGGACTCGATGAAGTAGATGGAGAAACTCGTGCTGCTTTAGCCCGCGATGTAGCCAAACAAGCAGATTTAATCCTGTTCATCATTGCTGGCGACATGACCAAAGTAGAACACGACGCCCTTTCGGAACTGCGAAAAGCAGGTAAACCGATTTTGCTGGTATTCAACAAAATCGACCAGTATCCGGAAGTAGACCGGATGGCGATTTACGAAAAAATTCGCGATGACCGGGTAAAAGAATTACTTTCCCCCAACGAAATTGTTATGGCAGCTGCTTCTCCTTTAGTAGCAGAAGCAGTGCGTCGTCCTGATGGCAGTTTGGGTGTCAAAATGAAATCCGGCAAGCCCCAAATTGAAGACCTCAAGTTGAAAATTTTAGAGATTTTGCATCGAGAAGGTAAATCTTTGGTGGCACTCAATTCAATGCTTTATGCAGATGAAGTCAACGAGCAAATTCTACAACGAAAATTGGAGATTCGAGACAGCAGCGCTAACCGGATTATTTGGAATGCTGCCATCACGAAAGCAGTTGCGATCGCACTCAATCCCCTGACTGTCATCGACTTATTCAGCGGGGCTGTCATTGATATTGCTTTGATATTAACTTTGTCTAAGCTTTACGGCATTCCCATGACTCAACAAGGGGCAGTATCTTTGTTACAAAAAATTGCTCTTTGCATGGGTGGTTTAAGCGCTAGCGAATTAGTTGCTACTCTTGGTTTGAGTTCCTTAAAAAGTTTATTTGGGATTGCAGCACCAGCAACCGGAGGCGCGTCTTTAGGTGCTTACGTATCTGTGGCAATTACTCAAGCAGGAGTGGCGGGTGTTTCTTCTTACGGGATCGGGCAAGTAACCAAAGCTTATTTAGCGAATGGGGCTGCTTGGGGCCCTGATGGGCCGAAAGCCGTGGTCGATCGAATTTTGGCTTCCCTTGATGAAACTTCTATTCTGAATCGACTTAAAGACGAACTGCGAGCCAAGCTGAATTTTTAA
- a CDS encoding DUF1565 domain-containing protein → MKRQKVSDRDRTSSSKSIKFFIPIGLTALLVSAGSGLISHPASSYDRSASLEIAQVPIGENIIYVNSRTGSDSANAGSQATPYRTITAALASAQPGTIVQLATGSYTAQTGEVFPLTVKRGVILRGEESSKGQGVVIMGGGAYLSPTFATQNVTILAERDSQILGLTITNPNKRGTGVWVESTNPVIKNNTFTDSKREGVFVTGEGNPKIENNLFTRNDGNGISVARSASGEIRSNTFQSTGFGIAIGGNSTPLVAENRIVQNTDGLYINDSASPIVRNNVIQNNTRDGIVVTINAQPDLGTATNPGNNIIRNNGKLDLNNATRTNTIVAVGNDINRSRIAGRVDFVAATVRPPAGGSSSAFTDIEGHWAKPYIEALASRGIITGFEDGTFRPREPVNRAQFAVIVNKAFTPAPQRPAISFVDVARNFWGFQAIQSAYRGGFLSGYEGRRFRPQEQITRVQALVSLVSGLKLPSGDRSVLSLYKDATQIPGYAAPAIATATNQKLVVNYPQQDILNPNQVATRADVAAFVYQALVNSGKAEAIASPYVVTVSP, encoded by the coding sequence ATGAAACGACAAAAGGTTTCCGATCGCGATCGAACTTCTTCTAGCAAATCTATTAAATTTTTCATACCGATTGGACTAACAGCATTACTCGTTTCTGCTGGTAGCGGACTAATATCCCATCCAGCCAGTAGCTACGATCGATCGGCATCTTTAGAAATCGCTCAAGTTCCGATCGGTGAAAATATTATTTATGTAAATTCTCGTACTGGTAGCGATAGTGCTAATGCTGGTAGCCAAGCTACTCCTTATCGGACGATTACGGCTGCTCTCGCCTCTGCCCAGCCTGGTACGATCGTTCAATTAGCTACTGGTTCTTACACAGCACAAACTGGTGAAGTGTTCCCACTGACTGTTAAACGGGGTGTTATTTTACGGGGGGAAGAATCTAGCAAGGGTCAAGGGGTAGTCATTATGGGTGGAGGTGCGTACCTCAGTCCCACCTTTGCCACTCAGAACGTTACTATCTTGGCGGAAAGAGATAGCCAAATTTTAGGTTTGACAATCACTAACCCGAATAAGCGGGGTACCGGTGTGTGGGTGGAATCTACAAATCCGGTGATTAAGAACAATACCTTTACCGACAGTAAACGAGAAGGGGTGTTTGTCACTGGTGAAGGTAATCCCAAAATTGAAAATAACTTGTTTACTCGCAATGATGGGAATGGAATTTCGGTAGCCCGTTCTGCTTCTGGCGAGATTCGCAGCAATACGTTTCAGAGTACTGGATTTGGAATTGCGATCGGTGGCAATTCTACGCCGTTAGTGGCAGAAAATCGGATTGTCCAAAATACTGATGGCCTTTATATTAACGATTCCGCTAGTCCGATCGTGCGTAATAACGTGATTCAAAACAATACTCGCGATGGAATTGTGGTAACCATCAACGCTCAACCAGATTTAGGCACGGCGACCAATCCGGGAAATAACATTATTCGTAATAACGGAAAATTAGACCTGAATAATGCGACTCGCACCAATACGATCGTTGCTGTCGGTAACGATATTAACCGCAGTCGGATTGCCGGACGAGTAGATTTTGTGGCAGCTACCGTCAGACCCCCAGCTGGTGGTAGTTCTTCAGCTTTTACAGATATCGAAGGTCATTGGGCTAAACCTTATATCGAAGCTTTGGCTAGCCGAGGAATTATTACCGGGTTTGAAGATGGCACTTTTCGTCCCCGCGAACCAGTTAACCGCGCTCAATTTGCGGTGATCGTTAATAAAGCTTTTACTCCAGCGCCCCAACGCCCCGCCATCAGTTTTGTTGATGTGGCAAGAAATTTTTGGGGTTTTCAAGCTATTCAATCTGCTTACCGGGGTGGTTTTTTGTCCGGTTACGAGGGGCGTCGTTTTCGACCCCAAGAGCAAATCACTAGAGTTCAGGCTCTAGTGTCTCTAGTGAGCGGTCTTAAATTACCTTCTGGCGATCGAAGCGTGCTTTCTCTTTATAAAGACGCTACTCAAATCCCCGGTTATGCTGCTCCTGCTATAGCAACCGCTACAAATCAGAAACTTGTTGTCAACTATCCCCAGCAAGATATTTTAAATCCCAATCAAGTAGCTACTCGCGCAGATGTAGCGGCTTTTGTTTACCAAGCACTGGTAAATAGCGGAAAAGCGGAAGCTATTGCTTCGCCCTATGTGGTGACGGTTTCTCCGTAA
- a CDS encoding Uma2 family endonuclease → MIPATIATPTKELPLLFEGLTWREFKAVEQLLDRPGYRLSFLEGVLEIRRMPGEPHETVKKRIAALLELYLLMAGFDFTPTGSMTLESETAGVKREADESYKLAPGRRYPDLAIEIVFSSGGIDKLEAYKRLKIKEVWFWEDGVLEVYHLRQEGDRFYYEKISSSEEVKGIDLDLLLRCINMVNHVDAIKTFQQAL, encoded by the coding sequence ATGATCCCAGCAACGATCGCAACACCGACAAAAGAATTACCCCTTTTATTTGAGGGACTGACCTGGCGAGAGTTCAAAGCAGTAGAGCAACTGTTAGACCGTCCGGGTTATCGACTTTCTTTCCTAGAAGGAGTTTTGGAGATCCGACGAATGCCTGGAGAACCCCACGAAACAGTTAAAAAGAGGATCGCTGCGCTGTTGGAGCTTTATTTGCTGATGGCAGGGTTTGATTTTACTCCAACAGGATCGATGACCCTAGAAAGTGAAACAGCAGGTGTCAAACGAGAGGCAGATGAATCTTATAAACTTGCGCCTGGTCGAAGGTATCCCGACTTAGCGATCGAAATTGTATTTTCCAGTGGCGGGATCGACAAGCTGGAAGCATACAAGCGGCTAAAAATCAAGGAAGTTTGGTTTTGGGAAGATGGGGTGTTAGAAGTTTATCACCTGCGGCAAGAAGGAGATAGATTTTATTATGAAAAGATTTCCAGTAGTGAAGAAGTAAAAGGGATCGATCTTGATTTGTTGTTGCGTTGCATCAATATGGTGAATCATGTTGATGCTATCAAAACTTTTCAACAGGCACTTTAA
- a CDS encoding nucleotidyl transferase AbiEii/AbiGii toxin family protein has protein sequence MLTELEIPENLPFLESLCWQREGIANLTPLEMLRRYERGWHYRGVLAELNPQEAIFVQKLARLYGSWLEINDMFFQNFHQKIMAVLNQLDANFLQECKAYFGGGTFVSLNHGEYRLSKDIYFLCSSGEGYRLLRQQIADRGYNAIFRSCDRIRLTGEIQANQYGVRFPIFVEDTLIKFEIVREGRIQLGEPDYPSWCPVPCLNIIDSFAEKLLANSDRWLDSSVESRDLIDLAVQRLTSPIPQAAIDKAEAAYPVVEPLKKAILNFQEKPDYRDRCFSALRIVEPSVIIDGIDLLTGDFGLEKTVRTWKETRDKL, from the coding sequence ATGCTTACTGAACTGGAAATACCAGAAAATTTACCCTTTTTAGAGAGTTTGTGTTGGCAGAGAGAAGGGATAGCAAACCTTACACCTCTAGAGATGCTGAGACGATATGAAAGGGGATGGCATTATCGAGGCGTTTTGGCTGAATTGAATCCTCAAGAAGCTATATTCGTACAAAAATTAGCTCGATTGTATGGTTCGTGGTTAGAAATTAACGATATGTTTTTTCAAAATTTTCACCAAAAGATTATGGCGGTTCTCAATCAACTTGACGCTAACTTTTTGCAGGAATGTAAAGCTTATTTTGGCGGAGGAACTTTCGTTAGTTTGAATCACGGCGAGTATAGGTTAAGTAAAGATATTTATTTTCTTTGTTCGAGTGGAGAAGGCTATCGTTTGCTGCGTCAACAAATTGCAGATAGGGGTTATAATGCGATTTTTAGGAGTTGCGATCGCATTCGGCTTACTGGAGAAATTCAAGCTAACCAATATGGGGTAAGATTTCCCATTTTTGTTGAGGATACTTTAATTAAATTTGAGATTGTCAGGGAAGGAAGAATTCAATTGGGAGAACCAGATTATCCGAGTTGGTGCCCCGTACCTTGCTTAAATATAATTGATAGTTTTGCCGAAAAGCTGTTAGCCAATTCTGACAGGTGGCTTGATTCGTCTGTGGAGTCGAGAGATTTAATCGATTTAGCCGTTCAAAGGCTAACAAGTCCTATTCCCCAAGCAGCTATCGATAAAGCGGAAGCAGCTTATCCGGTGGTAGAACCTCTCAAAAAAGCTATCCTAAATTTTCAGGAAAAGCCCGATTATCGAGATAGATGTTTTAGCGCTTTGAGAATTGTAGAACCGAGTGTAATTATTGATGGGATTGATTTATTGACAGGTGATTTTGGTTTGGAGAAGACAGTTAGAACTTGGAAGGAAACTAGGGATAAGTTGTGA
- a CDS encoding tetratricopeptide repeat protein encodes MLRRFWRSIQRFFRRLLGISSRTPPQTSAPTGTQQNSFSPVGGKGGKPQRTDIEYEVIFSELLEGVKQGWSRGNVLGFLIAKSIDDAELIAWLHRFAENLQATPEQHQELARRMVLLGEVYGKELGKVAGEIGKWLLAQVPQLDDVALGEVIEADATTDDAEVWFEQGYQQLMKGDFWGAIASFDKALAIQPDAHIAWYMLGVELGELGRFEEAIASFDKALAIQPDKHKAWYNRGVALDDLGQLEEEIASYEKALAIQPDLHQAWYNRGIALRNLGRIEEEIASYDKALAIQPDDYKAWYNRGIALGNLGRFEEAIASYEKALAIQPDKHKAWNNRGIELRNLGRIEEAIASYDKALAIQPDYYQAWNNRGIALSYLGRLKEAIASYNKALGIQSDYPGAWINRGLALDNLGRIEEAIASFDKALAIQPDDHQAWIYRGITAENLPEYNPQAAVILQMQFPQSPAVIPNPTLNQGGYEGALLCYQEGLKHCPQETHPEGWGMLHQYIGKAHYTQRKNAASEFYWTKAEAAQEIQEIYYLLPEIPIL; translated from the coding sequence ATGCTGCGGCGGTTTTGGCGGTCGATACAAAGGTTTTTTCGGCGATTATTGGGGATTTCGAGCAGAACTCCTCCCCAAACCTCTGCGCCAACGGGGACTCAGCAAAATTCTTTCTCTCCCGTAGGAGGGAAGGGAGGTAAACCCCAGCGGACGGATATTGAATATGAAGTAATATTTAGCGAACTGCTGGAAGGGGTGAAACAAGGGTGGAGTCGGGGGAATGTTCTTGGCTTTTTAATTGCAAAAAGCATTGACGATGCGGAATTAATTGCTTGGTTACATCGCTTTGCGGAAAATTTGCAGGCGACACCGGAACAGCATCAGGAGTTGGCGCGGCGAATGGTGTTGCTGGGTGAAGTTTACGGTAAGGAATTGGGAAAAGTTGCGGGGGAAATTGGTAAGTGGTTACTGGCGCAAGTACCCCAATTAGATGATGTTGCTTTGGGTGAAGTGATAGAGGCAGATGCTACAACAGATGATGCAGAGGTATGGTTTGAGCAAGGTTATCAGCAATTGATGAAAGGGGATTTTTGGGGTGCGATCGCATCTTTTGACAAAGCTTTGGCGATTCAACCTGACGCTCACATTGCCTGGTATATGCTGGGAGTGGAGCTAGGTGAGTTAGGACGATTTGAAGAAGCGATCGCATCTTTTGACAAAGCTTTGGCGATTCAACCTGATAAACATAAAGCCTGGTATAACCGGGGAGTGGCGCTAGATGACTTAGGACAATTAGAAGAAGAGATCGCATCTTATGAAAAAGCTTTGGCGATTCAACCTGATTTACACCAAGCCTGGTATAATCGGGGAATTGCGCTACGTAACTTAGGACGAATTGAAGAAGAGATCGCATCTTATGACAAAGCTTTGGCGATTCAACCTGACGATTATAAAGCCTGGTATAACCGGGGAATTGCGTTAGGTAACTTAGGACGATTTGAAGAAGCGATCGCATCTTATGAAAAAGCTTTGGCGATTCAACCTGACAAACACAAAGCCTGGAATAACCGGGGAATTGAGCTACGTAACTTAGGACGAATTGAAGAAGCGATCGCATCTTATGACAAAGCTTTAGCGATTCAACCTGACTATTACCAAGCCTGGAATAACCGGGGAATTGCGCTATCTTACTTAGGAAGATTAAAAGAAGCAATCGCATCTTATAACAAAGCTTTAGGAATACAATCTGACTATCCAGGTGCCTGGATTAACCGGGGATTGGCATTAGATAACTTAGGACGAATTGAAGAAGCGATCGCATCTTTTGACAAAGCTTTGGCGATTCAACCTGACGATCATCAAGCCTGGATTTATCGAGGTATTACGGCAGAAAATTTACCTGAATATAATCCCCAAGCTGCTGTCATTTTACAGATGCAATTTCCTCAATCTCCTGCCGTGATACCCAATCCCACCTTAAATCAGGGTGGCTATGAAGGGGCGTTGTTATGTTATCAAGAAGGGTTGAAACATTGCCCCCAAGAAACACACCCTGAAGGCTGGGGAATGTTGCATCAATATATCGGTAAAGCTCATTATACCCAACGAAAAAATGCTGCCTCTGAGTTCTATTGGACAAAAGCCGAAGCAGCACAAGAAATCCAAGAAATTTATTATCTGCTACCAGAAATCCCCATCCTTTAA